The Geoalkalibacter ferrihydriticus DSM 17813 DNA segment GTTAGCGGATTATCCATGACGACCCCTTAAAAAATCCCTTCACTGACGACGACCATGTCACCACGGCGCAACTCGATGTTCTGGCTGAGGTCGCCCTGGCGCATGAGATCGCGGGCGTTAACACGGATTTCGTCCATCTGGTTGCCATTTTTACGCAGCACCACGACCCTGTTTTCCCGAGCAAACTTGGTGAAGCCGCCAGATTCGAGAATGGCATCGAGAATGCGAATGCCTTCCCGATAAAACACATACTGGGGGTTGCCGACCGCGCCCATGATATAGATCTTCATCCTTTCGTTATCGGGAATATAGATCATGTCGTCGGTCTGCAATGCAACATCCGCATCAAAGTCACCGTTGATAAACAGGTTGTAAAAATTCACATCTACCTGCTCACGGTTCCGCAGGAGGTAAGCCCGCTCAAGGTCGGCGCGTTGCAGATCGCCCAGGTTGGTGAGAAACTTAAGCAAGGTGGTACGCGCGGGAAGATTGAATGAACCCGAACTCGCCCCGCCACCAAACACGTAAACCTTGTTGTTGGTGATGTTGGTCACGGCGACAGTGACAATGGGTTTGCGCACAAAGGCCGTCAATTCTTTGGCCAGTTTTTCGCTCAACTGCGTCGGTGTGTAGCCGGTCGCAACAATATCACCGGCTGCGGGCAAGGTGATCTTACCGTCGGGACGCACGGTAACCGAACTTGAAAGCTCGGGTGAACCCCACACGGAGATCTGCAACCCGTCGCCGTCACCGATGACATAATCGGCATCAACATCAGCAGCCCAGAGGGTCGGCACAAAGAACAGAGTAAAAGCGAGGACGAAGAACAAGTGTTTCATAATGGCTCCTGATATTTTGTTCAAAAAAAACCTGCAAGATCTATGGATACACTAATCTACTGACAACAACCCTTCTTTACCGCCGAGTACGCCGAGAGCGCCAAGAAAACCTTTGAGATTTTTTGTGCTTTTCTCCAAGCGATTCTCCGCGTCCTTGGCGCTCTCTGCGGTGAATCGAACTTGATCTGAAGGGCTGTCCTTGGTCATTTGTCCCTTGTCTTTTTGTTGAAAACCATCAAGCCCAAAAGTCTTTTTTACCGCTGAGAACGCTGAAGTCGCCGAGAAAACCTTTGAGATTTTTTTGTCCTTTTCTCCACGCGATTCTCCGCGTCCTTGGCGCTCTCTGCGGTGAATCGAACTTAATTCGTGTCCCCCTGTCCATTGGGTTAGCGGGCGCCGCGGCCGAAAAGTACAACTTTGATGGTTTCCATGACGATGAGAATGTCCATGAGGATGGACAGGTTCTTGATGTAGTAAAGGTCGTAGCGCAGTTTTTCCAGGGAATCCTCAACGGAGGCGCCGTAGGGATACTTAACCTGCGCCCAGCCGGTGACGCCTGGTTTAACAAAATGGCGCTTGGAATAATAGGGAATTTTTTCTTCGAGCATCTGAACAAATTCGGGACGCTCGGGGCGGGGACCGACAAAGCTCATATCGCCTTTGAGTACATTGAACAATTGCGGAATTTCATCAATGCGGGTTTTACGCAGGAAATTGCCGACGCGCGTAACGCGCGGATCGTTTTGTTGTGCCCAGACCGCGCCGTTTTTTTCGGCATCCTGGGTCATGGTGCGGAATTTAAACAGCATGAATTCTTTTTCGCCCTGACCCACCCGGTTCTGACGGAAAAATACCGGGCCCCGCGAATCGAGCTTGATGGCCAAAGCGACCACCGGCATCAGGGGTGCGGCCAGAATGATGCCGGTGAGACTGAAAAGCACATCGAGAACGCGCTTGTAGCAGCGAATGAAGCGGGTGACGCGAAAGCCGTTGGAAAAAATAAACCAGCTCGGATTGATGTTTTCGACCAGCAGTTTTCCGGTTAGTTGCTCATAAAAATTGAGGGCATCGATCACCTCGACCCCGCTGAGCTTACAGCGAAGGATCTCGCGCACCGGCAGCACTCCGCGGCGTTCGGCCAGGGAAACGATGATCTTGTGGGCCTTGGTGCGCTTGACGGTTTCGAAAATCTCGTCGCTACTGCCGACGACACTGGTGTCGGGAACACTTAGAGCTTCATTGCCGGGACGGATATAGCCGGCAAAGACATAATTGTGGCGCACGCTGGGCATGATCTCTTCGATCTTTTTTCCCAGGCTGCCATTGCCGAGAATCACGATCCTCTGAGCGAGGCCGGGAAAACTCAGCAGCAGGCCGTGGCAGTGATGCCAGACGAATTGTCCGATGCCGAACAGCCCCAGGGCCATGAGCAGAATGCCGCGACCGACCAGGATGTCGGGGAAAATGTAATAAAGAGCCGACAGAACAAAGAAGCCGAGGGTGATGGAGATACTGATGCGCACCGCAATTTCAGTTTTACTGAGTTCACGCTCATGATTGTAGAGTTCGACAAAAAACCCGCAGAGTGGGGTAAGTTGAAAAAATCGGACACCAACGTGTACCCTATCAGCGGAGGTGTTCAACATGAGCAAGAGATCGAATGGCCGCTACTCCAAAGAGTTCAG contains these protein-coding regions:
- a CDS encoding TIGR03013 family XrtA/PEP-CTERM system glycosyltransferase, with the translated sequence MLNTSADRVHVGVRFFQLTPLCGFFVELYNHERELSKTEIAVRISISITLGFFVLSALYYIFPDILVGRGILLMALGLFGIGQFVWHHCHGLLLSFPGLAQRIVILGNGSLGKKIEEIMPSVRHNYVFAGYIRPGNEALSVPDTSVVGSSDEIFETVKRTKAHKIIVSLAERRGVLPVREILRCKLSGVEVIDALNFYEQLTGKLLVENINPSWFIFSNGFRVTRFIRCYKRVLDVLFSLTGIILAAPLMPVVALAIKLDSRGPVFFRQNRVGQGEKEFMLFKFRTMTQDAEKNGAVWAQQNDPRVTRVGNFLRKTRIDEIPQLFNVLKGDMSFVGPRPERPEFVQMLEEKIPYYSKRHFVKPGVTGWAQVKYPYGASVEDSLEKLRYDLYYIKNLSILMDILIVMETIKVVLFGRGAR
- a CDS encoding polysaccharide biosynthesis/export family protein, with translation MKHLFFVLAFTLFFVPTLWAADVDADYVIGDGDGLQISVWGSPELSSSVTVRPDGKITLPAAGDIVATGYTPTQLSEKLAKELTAFVRKPIVTVAVTNITNNKVYVFGGGASSGSFNLPARTTLLKFLTNLGDLQRADLERAYLLRNREQVDVNFYNLFINGDFDADVALQTDDMIYIPDNERMKIYIMGAVGNPQYVFYREGIRILDAILESGGFTKFARENRVVVLRKNGNQMDEIRVNARDLMRQGDLSQNIELRRGDMVVVSEGIF